A genomic window from Glycine soja cultivar W05 chromosome 10, ASM419377v2, whole genome shotgun sequence includes:
- the LOC114369396 gene encoding high mobility group B protein 15-like, which produces MASTSCVGNSSLPIKDAAGSSYCAYPFSLAKYEEVVDNPQLFMFTLEKLHAAMGTKFMIPIVGGRELDLHRLFVEVTSRGGIAKIIRERKWKDVTSVFNFPSTATNASFVLRKYYASLLYHYEQIYFFKAREWDPTAPDALQNQSTLPVPPPKMQFPQPLSEIQPAVFQQSNINAAKLPEAMAASSAGSPVIGVIDGKFESGYLVTVTIGSEKLKGVLYQAPQNPVLVASHHSASAKNNNASASLGVHRRRRRKKSEIKRRDPAHPKPNRSGYNFFFAEQHARLKLLHHGKDREISRMIGELWNKLKESEKTVYQEKAMKDKERYRAEMEDYREKQKMGQVISDAVPLQQRLPEPDADMLDVDIKMDEAEGDSPQTPEESSGGSDYEDYNKTAERGFDMDALPVIGMGAETSYLGSEEKSSKGGL; this is translated from the exons ATGGCATCAACATCTTGCGTTGGTAACAGCTCATTACCTATAAAAGATGCAGCAGGTTCGAGTTATTGTGCATATCCTTTTTCTCTAGCAAAATATGAGGAGGTTGTAGACAATCCCCAGCTCTTCATGTTTACCTTGGAGAAACTTCACGCCGCTATGGGTACCAAGTTCAT GATTCCCATTGTTGGAGGAAGAGAACTAGATTTGCATCGCCTCTTTGTCGAAGTGACTTCTCGAGGAGGGATTGCCAAA ATAATTAGAGAGAGGAAATGGAAAGACGTAACTTCAGTCTTCAATTTTCCATCAACAGCTACAAATGCTTCTTTTGTGTTGCGGAAGTACTATGCTTCATTGCTCTACCattatgaacaaatttacttcTTTAAAGCCCGTGAATGGGACCCTACTGCTCCTG ATGCTTTGCAGAATCAATCAACCCTGCCAGTTCCTCCTCCAAAAATGCAGTTTCCGCAGCCTTTGTCAGAAATTCAACCAGCTGTCTTTCAACAGTCAAATATTAATGCTGCTAAATTGCCTGAAG CAATGGCAGCATCTTCGGCAGGTTCTCCAGTCATTGGGGTCATTGATGGGAAGTTTGAAAGTGGGTATCTAGTTACAGTCACAATTGGTTCTGAGAAACTCAAAGGCGTGCTTTATCAAGCTCCACAAAACCCTGTATTGGTTGCATCCCATCATAGTGCCTCAGCTAAGAACAACAATGCTTCTGCTTCATTGGGTGTCCATCGTCGACGACGCAGGAAGAAATCAGAAATAAAAAGGAGAGATCCTGCTCATCCAAAACCCAACAGAAGTGGGTACAATTTCTTCTTTGCTGAGCAGCATGCAAGACTAAAGCTACTTCATCATGGAAAGGACAGAGAGATTAGTAGGATGATTGGTGAACTTTGGAACAAGTTAAAAGAATCAGAAAAGACT GTTTATCAAGAGAAGGCCATGAAGGATAAAGAGAGGTACAGAGCAGAAATGGAGGATTATCGGGAGAAACAGAAGATGGGCCAAGTTATCAGCGATGCTGTGCCACTTCAACAACGACTTCCCGAACCGGATGCAGACATGTTGGATGTTGACATAAAAATGGATGAAGCTGAGGGAGATTCACCTCAAACTCCAGAGGAGAGTTCTGGTGGAAGTGACTATGAAGATTATAATAAAACTGCAGAGAGAGGCTTTGATATGGATGCATTGCCTGTTATAGGAATGGGAGCAGAAACAAGCTATTTGGGTTCGGAAGAGAAGTCATCTAAGGGGGGTTTATGA